TCAACAAGCAACCTGTGAGCTAATCTGGTGAAAAACGATAGTTGGAGAGGTTTGAATAACCCCTCTGCCACAGAGTTCAAAAGGTATTAATGTGGGACCTTGGTGTTTAATGATTCATGACTTGGCTATGTACTGATGTCATGACAAAGTCAAATAAGTTATAATCCCTAATTACCTATGATTGGACTATAAAATATTGGGTCTATTCCATGTTTCGGATACAAgtgaaattatatatttaatgaagTAATTCTTGCATGTAGTTAAATCgggtttttaaaacattttctatttaactACCTGGCTGGTTCAAGCGTATGAAATAATGATTGGCATTGTATTCAGGCAAGAAGACTCGAAACATTACTCTGTTACTAAGCTGAAAGTTTGAGTTATTGCAGCATTATGCCTTAGGCTGAAACTTGCTTAGGTCTTTAGAACATAGTTGagcattttacaaaatgagacCAGAAATACCCTATGGGAcagaatacaaacaaaacaacattttcctACATTGTTCATTTCAGATAAAGCCTGCATTTCCATTAGTTGAGTTAACTGTTAAGCATCATCCTATCTGACCCAAACCTGGATTAAATTGTTGGCTCAAATACTATCTTCTCTTAGCTGACTCTTAAATCTTTTTCTGCACTTGTTCTGAAACATATCTGTGCATATTTGGACTGTGGCTTGCTGCCCAAATTggttattttgtctttgataaACTTTGATGACAACTTGAACTACCTCCAGCAGTGCTTTCTGCACATTGAGCTGACTGTAGACTCTGGCACCCTCGTCTGGAATCACAGCCCGTAACTCCTCCTTGTTGAGGGAGAAGAGCTGGGCGCCCGTCAGCACTCCCAGACATGACACCGTCCTGAGggacagtacagtatgtacatatGACTCACAATTAACTAACCCGGAGCTGCTACTGTACAAATTTTTCATCCATATCAATCTTGCACGAGAAAATAACCAATTCACTATCATTTTTGTCAAAGGTGGCCACGTGTCATGACCTCTTTGTGAGTAAACATGGCAGTACTTATGTGTATTAAACAGCAAGTGGCAGCCAGTAGCTGAGATCCACTCACGGTTCACTGAAGCCTTTCCCTCTGAGCCACTCGGCCACTTCCTCTGGAGGAGAGTGGAAGTCCAGAGGAACGGATGTCTCTGAGGAGCGAGGGATGACCAGAGGTTTATGTAGGTTCGTCTTCCCGTTGGTCAGCCTCTGGAGCAGCTCGTCGTTCACCAACATGACTGAAAAGATTGAAGGTGACACAATTTCATCAATTTAATGTCAGCCTTGTGTGCTCAAACTATACTGTAACCACATAACTTAggttaacaaaacaaatactaaTAATTTACTTATTCGTGTGCATTTTGTTGGCTCTTGTGTTATTTTGTGAGTGTTATTCATGCCGGACCacaagatatttatttttaattatgttccttttttaaaaactaaattcacAGGTCATCAGCGTCCTAAATACAGTAATAAGGATGTGAGTaatctgcttttaaaaaaaataatatatatatatatatatatatcttctgAGGAAGATTGTGCGTCTGAACATCCAGATGAGAGTTTGTTCCCTTCAATTTGAGGTTTAAGGATTTTGGctcagttataaaaaaatcataaaggCTCTATACACCCATTCGGTTCAAGTTGTACTTGAACCGAATGGGTGTCCTTTTTAGTATTCTGTTAAAACTTTGTATCATTACCTCTGTGTACCATTAAAAGAAGGCATTCTATTTCATCCATCCcttattttttgcttttcatatctcattcacacatacacagtcacTGTGCCAGAGACAGTCTGGGACATTGCAGATCCCAATACCTTAATGTACTTATCACTGCATTTATGTGAAGCACTCAAGTCCCCTGTAACCATTTGGTACCTTTATCCGAGTCCTCTGCGGCTGACATTTGCTGGTTGTATGGTGGTAAGCTGCGTGGGCGCTGTGGGGAGTGGGTGGGTGCCTGGGGCAGAGCAGGAGGGCTGGGTAGGACTACAGAAAAAGTCTTGGCGAGGGGAGGCGGGGCGGGAGCCTGCAGGAatgtggagcagagagaagaaaacccTGTAATTCACACAGGCGTTTACAGGTGAGAGCAGCAGGCTTCTGTGCTTGTGAGAGCCAAGTgtgcatacatgcatgtgtgggtgtgtttttgtgtcttacACTGGGGGGTTTGTTGGTGACCGGGCTGTCTATGTGAGTTATGGGCTCCAGGATGTTGAAGGGGACAAAGCCTATCTGGCTGAACCGATTACGACACTTCCACCAGCGCTTGGATGATTCAACCACCTGTCATACAAGAAGTTAGTCAGTCAGCAAACTGTCGGGtttaacaacaataactgcATGTTTACTAAAGATTTTCATCCAAAAAACTTACTATCGGCATTATTCACAGGATGCAAATTCTAGAATAATAAAATTaatcacaaacaacaataatgaagcTTCAAGATGGATTCCTCAATGCATCATGAACACATATTTTACTTTGTAATTGTACATGATCTTCTTGGTTACATTACCTCAAGTGTCTCCCCCTGCTGCACTGAAAGCTCGCTGCTGTTCCTGGCTATGAAGTCATAACTGCAGCTGTAGAGTCTTTCGGGATCTTGCGGGAGTGTGCTGGCGTctctgagagggagaaaggagacagatgttgttgtcgtcgtgCAGTTGGGGGTAAATAAGAGAAACTGATTGATCTGCTTCTATATCAAGGACCTACGTTTCATCGCCGACGTGGCTGTCTGGAGGACCAACCAGCTGATGTGGGTGAAGACAacgggacacacaaacacacacacacgcaaagagagagagagaaccagtgGTCAACATACACAGGGACAGGGATGGTTGACAAAATATCTTTTTCCGAGTTGAGCTTTCACAAGAATAGATGGGCTTTTTTCTCACCAGGGTTGAACAGGTTCCTAAATGTTAAACAGACCTGAATTTGTGATGGTGTGAGTTTCTGcattgtgttttggtttcataGATATTCAATGCAGACAAAGTCCTTGTGAGAACACTTTCAATTAAAGAGATTTAAGAGTGGATTATTGAATAACTTCCACAACACTACtattttaagtttaagttgCTGTGTGTGCAAACTATACAGGGAACTTAGGCAACTAACGGAAAGTGCAGCTCTAGCATTTTTTGCACttcatttctgtgtgttgtatttttacTCGCTCATATTTCGAGTGCTCTTCTCCTCCGACACACAATGGAGCAATGTGTCGAATCCATTTCCTACGCAGGTATTCCGTACCTCTTGTTGTACTCGGAGGGCTTCATGTTTGTGCTGTGACTCCACAGGATCTTCCCAAACCTGCCCGTCTGCTCTCAAGGCTTCTGGTTTCCAACCGTCCAAGAACACAGGGGTGTATGGAGCTACAGGCCCCCGGATCTGAGAGCTGAGAGAGCAGGGAGGgttcattctgtctttttttttttaaccaagcTTATATTAATGGTTACAACAATTATTTGTTGCCAGTACAAAATATCCTCATACAACATTTTCATGCCTGAGAGATCCACATAAATTATAAGTTTAACAATTATATTGTATATACTACAGCAAAATTCCACATTAAAACGTTATGGTATTAAACAGTTCTTCAAAGCAAAATGCAGCTGTGTACAGTGAAAGAATCTGTATTATATAACCATTCCATAAGCTATATTTATTAGTTTAGATAAACAACTTTATTCCACCATCAAAGAACAAAATTAATGTTGGTTTAAAAAGGGCGCTGGTGGCTGGCAGTGACTGACCGAGAGTGTGTCCAGTTTGGACCCAGAGACCTCCACAGCTGCCTCTCCTCGTCGTTCAGGTTGTCGTCTAGCAGGGACACAGCGGAGCTCGTCATGGCGGGGCTGGACAGTGAGGCTCCCAGAGCTGGTCCTCCGGTTGTTTTCACCATCTGTTCGcacgcagacaaagacaaaacctTTCGTTGATGCCCACAGTCGGCAAAAAAACGACCTGACACTCGAGGTCCGACAGCTACTGAGCTCAGACAAAGTGAGGTTGACTTCTATCCTGCTGATTGGGAGATTGGAAAACACAACTTCTCCCTTTTGGGACACAAATTGAGGCTTCCACTCACACAAAAAGAGGTGGGACACCGTTCAAGACTTGCAGACAgactttgtgttttccattcAGGCATGCCAATGTACAAAAATCCAACACACCCATTCCACCCTTTGACTGTTTGGACTGATTCATACCTGTAGAAAAACTGAGGCATACATCAACTGAGACACCCTTGAAATTCCCTGTATGATTATGTAATTTTGAAATTCATTAAATACTGTGTATTCTTGAATTCCCTCACGTTTCTGCCGACTAAAATCATTTCAGAGTGAGATCATATTATTAAAAAGGTCTATGGATTTGGAAATTCCttaacatataaaaataaatggttaGTGTTAATAGAAgtaatattttgtaattcagATAGATTGATAGAGATTATTGCACGGTTCAGATTTATGTCCAGCTCAAATCTGAACCAAATGTTTTAGAAGCGTAGACCCTTTTCACTGCAGACATTCTGACATGTCACAGTAGAAAAAGCAAAGGtctaaataattaaattaatttaatttgaagagAACAGTGGCATTGTTAATGTAATCAGGAAAAGCGGTACTTTTCCCATATGACATGGCAAAATGTCGGCTAAGAAAAAGGGCGTATGCGCCAAGAAAACATATCTACATTAAAACACTGCCATGCAAACAAGTCGAAGATCAAACAAATGCTGCGTTTATCAAGTGTTAGGAGTTTCAATTATCACACAGGGAACTGCCCTGTGCAAACACTGAATGGAACATGGAGTTTGTGGCAACATTGCTCAACTACACTGACGACTTTTCcattattttgacatgacaCAAGCTTGTGTTTTTGACGCCAGTGTCCAATGACATTGATTATATAATTTAATCACCATGACAGgccccaaatgttttttttttcctttaccgTTATCCTCCTGTTCATCTGCCCCCCCACAGTGAATGGTTTGTCATGAGGCACACGGGCGCTCGATTTACTTTAAGATGTTCATCATGTCCTACTACCAGACCTTATGTTAGCAGCAAcagttacaacaacaacaggtgtTGACCCCATGAGGCCGACTGGTGGAGACCAAGGTGACTCACCATGTCCAAAGGTTTGAATACATGGTGAACAAGCTCCTCTGATGAAGGACTGGCGATGGTTGATTTCAGACGGGCCTGTAAAGAAATGCATAGAAGGTATTTAACACAACGTGGGGCAGTGAGGAAAAACAATACATATGAATGTGACCTGACTTGATACACACCAGTAGGCTGAAGCAATATTTGAATTTCTGGAAGATATCAATGAATTCCTCCTCTGGTGGGGGGCGGGCCTTCATAGTGAGTAAGTCTTCTGTTGTTCAGAAGTCGAGAGGCACAAAATACAAAAGGGTTATCACGACCAAAAGTTGTTTTGGTTCAAttgaaaaattatatatttgttcatGAAACCTGCAAAACTCTATCCCTGTCTTTTCACCTTCTGCAGtttgctttttacttttcttctttttcttcttcctctggctCAGCACCGTCGCAGCATCGGCCGTCTGCTGCAGCTTGCCCATGAAGCTCTCGATGTCGTCGAAGCAGTGGTTGAGGATAGcctgaggaggggggagaaccAGTTTGTTATGATGTTCAGTTATGAAATACAGCCAGAGGTGagtgaaaagacacaaaggtgaggaggaggcgtACCACTTCTCGCTCTGCTCGTAGGAAAGAGAGATCAGGCCCACCGCTCACAGCGTTTGATGCtggggaagaggggagaggattCGATTGATCCATTTGCATTCATGGCCCTGGTGATTGCTGCATTCCAAAATTccaggcccttttttttttacccctgaaACCCCCCTTCtacaaacaaaaacccacacaaagCAATCTCTGTGCTCCTGAGCCTTTTACCTTAAATGTCTCGCTTCTCTTCTTACCTACTCATCATGTCAAATCTCTGTGAATACTTTTACAACAAAAGGTTTTTCTGTCATTCACAGACATTCCTTTTGAAATGAAGTCTTCTTTTCTTACCTCTGGGTCCAGGGTAAGGTGGAGGGTTTGATGGCGGGGCATTTGGAGCCTGTGCGATGGGGGGACTTGGAATTCCGTAAGGGTCGATCATCTCTCCTCCAGCCTGAGGAAgcctggagggggagggaggagacttTCAGCCATGCTGCTACACTCTCACAACTTTGCATCCTTCTTGCAGATGATGGCAGCGACCAATACCTCTGCACCATTACAGGAAACACCCTTCAGTGAGTCTGACACACTTTCAGAAACAAAAGTTTTGACTGTCAGACAGGCTCATCCTGATTCTGAGAGCCTAAAATTGGATGCAGCCTCGGAGAAGAGTTACAACATAAGAACAACTTTGATCGGAGAATCCAGCCAGACAACGGAGACCTCCATCAATAGACTACGTGGTGTCTCTGAAATTCAAGCCCGCAGCCCTTATTCCACTAAAATACAGTAAACAGTATGAAAGTGCTTACTCATAGCCAAGCCTTAGATTTCACACAACACTGTGCTTCAATGTGAATTCTCCATTAAACAGGTCAGTTCACATCAAGCAagttttaaatggaaaaaacaaagttgtGGATCACTGTGAAACAAAACTTTTGTATGTTTGCCTACACACACAACCTCTATGCAAATGACTCGGAGGACTGACTCAAACTTTTCCCGTCGTGTTACTGAATCAGGatccaaacattaaaaaacccCAGCTGTCTATCTTCCCGTCTCAccacatgtctgtctgtctgttcttcaCGCGTCCTTTATAGAGAAAAATGTTCAACGCAGGTAATCCGTTCAGGCTCCGAGCCGGCACCCTTCTGCCGTCATCCCTCCACCTgccctctctgtgttttctgtcacaatGGCCTTGTTATCTCTGTCACACCTTGTTAAGTTATGTAGGAACCAGTAAAACaagtctctcgctctctctctctctctcgctctctctgggCCGTTTACactgtcctctctgtctctctcctgcccTCTCTCAGTGAGGTAGATGGTGACACCAGGCTGCTTTGATACAGTGGAAAATGAGACATAATGgatgtaaaaaaaggaaaaaagcaaatTGTTCAATGGGCAATgtattgtctttgtctgtcttttcgTTGGCGGTGTGTCTGTTCTTACTTCCTTAGGTACCACATGAATGCAAAATTTCACACCGAAACcaaaacattgttttccatTAACACCATGAAAAGACAGGGAGAGTGGGCACTGGAACTTCACCAGGAAGAAAGAGCCATGCAGCATGTACCTGGAGGCCTCTGCGATCTTCTGagtcctgctgctggaggaaccCGAAACCCTCCGCTTGATGTTGTCACAGATCTCCTCTGCCTGTGATAATAAGAATCTGAACGTGGCATCACTTGTAAAACCTGAACCACACATTCAAACTGACAGTGACTCAGGCAGGAAAAGGCAGGGGAAGCAGCTCAGGCGTCATTACTCACCGGCACAGTCTCGCAGTGGAAGAATAGAATGTCGGGCTTCTTCTGATCTTCACCTTGGCAGATTAACATCAGGAGGGACTGGAAGGGTTTCACTGTGTTTATGGCATCACATCGGTAGATAGATTTGAAGGAGTAGTTCTCCAGCTCATCCTGCAGGAGTAGATCAAACTCGTAAAGTTATTACACCTGCAAATATGAATGGAATTTCCCCATTAAATGAATCACCTCATCTACATCCAGTTGATCAGCCGGAGCCTGCGGGCCCTTTGACCGTCACACCATCAGCCCTCACCTTGCTCTGTATGTCTCGCAGCTGAATGGCCTCTGCTCCGACGTCCAGGAACATCTGTTGACTCCACAGCTTTTTGTTCTGAGCCAGGAAGGAGAGGCGTGAGCGGGCTTCCTCCACACTCTGCACATCCCCGTCCTGGAGTGAGAACGTCAGCAGGTGCTGCAAGCAGAGGGTAAGAAGTATGCTGATGACAAAGTGAGGAAAAATTGCCTCCTCAAGTATCACTTAATCTCTGTGGTGATGTGTTGCGTTAAGGTGTATGTGAAGCAGATAAGACTCACATTAACAAGATATTGTGAGATGTTAGTCATCCTTTATCCACCGTGTCAGCTTTGGATGAGTCAACAGCTGAAGAGAAGGGGGatcagaaatcattagtggctgCTACAAAAGGATGTTGTCAGAGTCCCTTTGATAGACTCAGATGTAGATTGTTTGTATGGTACTGATGGTCTTGCCTCAAGACAGAAAGTAAATTCTTAGCGCTCGAAACGAACACACCGAAGAAAGCGACATTCTCATTCAAATGTTCCCTTCCCCTGTTTCAGTTGTCGTTAGCCTGTGTCTTTCTCTGCTTCAGTAACCCTGCTGGGATTATGCTACGGCCCAACCAGTCTGTCAACAATACAGTGTATCTCACCATTCAGTCTCCTCTCTTCAGTGACCATCAATACTAGAATCACGGGTATCAAACGAGAGCAAACGTCCTGTGGTTTCATCAAAAGATACTTGACCAAAGTGCATTCCCATCTTATTTGCTCATAGGATCAGAGCCCAACTGGTATGGTTGGAGTCAAATGCATTATATAAAAACAAGTCCAAGAAATACCAGGGTCCAAAATGACCATGGCAATTGGTTAGAAACTATTCTTTAGACAACagagaaaatactttttgaaaGCAGTGACAA
This Scophthalmus maximus strain ysfricsl-2021 chromosome 16, ASM2237912v1, whole genome shotgun sequence DNA region includes the following protein-coding sequences:
- the LOC118287372 gene encoding epidermal growth factor receptor kinase substrate 8-like protein 1 isoform X1, which translates into the protein MTNISQYLVNHLLTFSLQDGDVQSVEEARSRLSFLAQNKKLWSQQMFLDVGAEAIQLRDIQSKDELENYSFKSIYRCDAINTVKPFQSLLMLICQGEDQKKPDILFFHCETVPAEEICDNIKRRVSGSSSSRTQKIAEASRLPQAGGEMIDPYGIPSPPIAQAPNAPPSNPPPYPGPRASNAVSGGPDLSFLRAEREVAILNHCFDDIESFMGKLQQTADAATVLSQRKKKKKKSKKQTAEEDLLTMKARPPPEEEFIDIFQKFKYCFSLLARLKSTIASPSSEELVHHVFKPLDMMVKTTGGPALGASLSSPAMTSSAVSLLDDNLNDEERQLWRSLGPNWTHSRSQIRGPVAPYTPVFLDGWKPEALRADGQVWEDPVESQHKHEALRVQQELVGPPDSHVGDETDASTLPQDPERLYSCSYDFIARNSSELSVQQGETLEVVESSKRWWKCRNRFSQIGFVPFNILEPITHIDSPVTNKPPSAPAPPPLAKTFSVVLPSPPALPQAPTHSPQRPRSLPPYNQQMSAAEDSDKVMLVNDELLQRLTNGKTNLHKPLVIPRSSETSVPLDFHSPPEEVAEWLRGKGFSEPTVSCLGVLTGAQLFSLNKEELRAVIPDEGARVYSQLNVQKALLEDARRATELETVMEKQKMKVDLKLESSTL
- the LOC118287372 gene encoding epidermal growth factor receptor kinase substrate 8-like protein 1 isoform X2, which gives rise to MFLDVGAEAIQLRDIQSKDELENYSFKSIYRCDAINTVKPFQSLLMLICQGEDQKKPDILFFHCETVPAEEICDNIKRRVSGSSSSRTQKIAEASRLPQAGGEMIDPYGIPSPPIAQAPNAPPSNPPPYPGPRASNAVSGGPDLSFLRAEREVAILNHCFDDIESFMGKLQQTADAATVLSQRKKKKKKSKKQTAEEDLLTMKARPPPEEEFIDIFQKFKYCFSLLARLKSTIASPSSEELVHHVFKPLDMMVKTTGGPALGASLSSPAMTSSAVSLLDDNLNDEERQLWRSLGPNWTHSRSQIRGPVAPYTPVFLDGWKPEALRADGQVWEDPVESQHKHEALRVQQELVGPPDSHVGDETDASTLPQDPERLYSCSYDFIARNSSELSVQQGETLEVVESSKRWWKCRNRFSQIGFVPFNILEPITHIDSPVTNKPPSAPAPPPLAKTFSVVLPSPPALPQAPTHSPQRPRSLPPYNQQMSAAEDSDKVMLVNDELLQRLTNGKTNLHKPLVIPRSSETSVPLDFHSPPEEVAEWLRGKGFSEPTVSCLGVLTGAQLFSLNKEELRAVIPDEGARVYSQLNVQKALLEDARRATELETVMEKQKMKVDLKLESSTL